CGGCAGCTGCTGCCCCCGGGGGTGACGGAGCCACCCCCGACGGGGGACCCTCAGGAGCAGCGAGGCCTGAAGAACAATCTGGATCTCCAGCAGTATACCTTcatcaaccagctgtgctacgaGACGGCCCTGCACTGGTACGCCAAATATTTCCCCTACCTGGTGGTCATCCACACCCTGGTCTTCATGGTGTGCGCCAGTTTCTGGTTCAAGTTCCCGGGCACCAGTTCCAAGATCGAACACTTCATCTCCATCCTGGGCAAGTGTTTTGACTCCCCCTGGACCACGAGGGCCCTGTCTGAAGTCTCGGGGGACAATCACAAAGCCGCCACCGCGGCCTCCGCCACCACCGCCATCACTGGCAGTGGTGGCAGCACCCCGTCGGGCGGACGGTCCGCCCCGTCGAGCCTGGCATCCGGGATGCCTTCGACCGTGCCCTCTGCAGCCTCCTCGGGGGACGGAggtgacaaagagaaagagaaggccctGTTGGAGCCggagaaggtggtggtggtgacagagCCTCCCGCCGTCACCCTGCTGGATAAAAAGGAAGGGGAGCAGGCCAAGGCGTTGTTCGAGAAGGTTAAGAAGTTCCGGGTCCACGTCGAGGAAGGGGATATCCTCTACACCATGTACATCCGCCAGACGGTGCTCAAGGTGGCCAAGTTCGTGGCCATCCTGGCCTACAACGTGGTCTACGTGAAGCAGATCCGATTCCTGGTGGGCTGTCGGGTGGAGACGTCGGAAGTGACGGGCTACGGCAGTTTTTGCTGCAACCACACCAAGGCCCACCTGTTCTCCAAGCTGGCCTTCTGCTACATCGCCTTCGTCAGCCTCTACGGCCTCACCTGCCTCTATACCCTCTACTGGCTGTTCCACCGGCCCCTCAAGACCTATTCCTTCCGAGCCGTCCGCGAGGAGACGGGGATGGGCGACATTCCCGACGTCCGCAACGACTTCGCCTTCATGCTCCACCTCATCGACCAGTACGACTCGCTCTACTCCAAGCGTTTCGCTGTCTTCCTCTCCGAGGTCAGCGAGAGCCGTCTCAAGCAACTCAACCTCAACCACGAGTGGACCCCGGAGAAACTCCGCCAGAAACTCCAGCGCAATCCCGGTGGCCGCCTGGAGTTGGCACTCTGCATGCTCCCGGGCCTCCCGGATACCGTCTTCGAACTGACGGAGCTGGAGGCTCTGCGCCTGGAGGCCATCTGCGAAGTCACCTTCCCGCCGGGCCTCACGCAGCTAGCGAGGCTGCAGGAGCTCAGTCTGTTGCACTCACCTGCCCGCCTGCCTTTCTCCTTGCAGGCCTTCCTGCGCGACCGGCTGAAGGTCGTGAGGGTCCAGTGTGAGGAGCTGCGGGAGGTGCCCCTGTGGGTGTTCGGTCTCCGGGGACTGGAGGAGCTGCATCTGGAGGGGGTCTTCCCGCCGGAGGTGGCCAGGGCAGCCTCCCTGGAGAGCCTGAGGGAGTTGAAACAGCTCAAAGTGTTGTCTCTGCGGACCAACGCGGGCAAGGTTCCCGCCAGCGTGACGGACGTGGCCGGCCACCTGCAGAGGTTGACGGTGCATAACGATGGGACCCGTCTGGTGGCCCTCAGCAGCCTCAAGAAGCTGGTGGCCCTGCGGGAGCTGAGGCTGGTGGCCTGCGGGCTGGAGCGGGTGCCACACGCCGTGttcagcctgggctccctggaggagCTGGACCTCAGGGACAACCGTCTGCGCTCCGTCGAGGAGATCCTCAGCCTTCAACACTGTCGCAAGCTGGTGGCCCTGCGTCTCTGGCACAACCAGATCGCCCACCTGCCCGAGCACGTCCGCAAACTGCGGGGGCTAGAGACTCTGGATCTTAGCTACAACAAGCTGGAGGGCCTCCCACCGCAGCTGGGCCTCTGCTCCGGCCTCCGCTTCCTCGACGTGGCCCACAACGGGCTCCGGGTCCTGCCGCCCGAGTTCGGCCTCTTGCAGAATCTCCAGCACCTGGCGCTGTCGTCCAATGCCCTGGAGGCCCTGCCCGATGAGCTCTTCCTGGGCTGTCGTAAACTCCGGGGGCTCCTGCTTGGGGACAACCGGCTGAGCCACCTGTCGCCCCACGTCGGGGGCCTGAGCGCCCTCAGCCGGCTGGAGCTGCGGGGTAACCGTTTGGAGGCGCTGCCCCAGGAGCTGGGTCTCTGCCCCGCGCTCAAGCGGGCGGGCCTCCTGGTGGAGGAGGCCTTGTATCTGGAGCTGCCAGTGGAGGTGCGGGACCGGATGGAGGAGGAGTGAGGGGTGAcggaggggtgggggcagggagggcgcATGGAGGTGTGTGGGGATGGAGGCTTTTCCAGAGGCTTCCgatgaccccccccacacacacacacacacacagactcccactcctccacccatcactGCTGTCTTGCTGCTGGGAGGCAGCAGGCTgggagaggaggatggggaggagggagaaaaaggatgagagggaagaaggtgatgggagaagaaggaggtgggggtagacagtttcatggttctgcaaagagactctcatgcttgaggctccaaagtctcaggttcaatccccctgcaccatcagaagccagagctgagcagggctctggtgaaaaaagagaagagaaggcagCGGGTTccatgcacatggtgccaagtgcacagagcagtgtaaggattccagctcgagcccccggctccccacctgcggggtggggaggttgcttcaggggcggtgaagcaggtctgcagctgtctgtctttctctccccctctgtcttcccctcctctcgccatttctctctgtcctatccaacaacaacaacagctatgacaacaataataactacaacaagggcaacaacaagggcaacaaaatgggaaaaatggtctccaggagcagtggattcgtagtgcagccaccgagccccagcgataaccctggaggcaaaagagagagagagagacagagagacagagaagaaaaagaagggggaggagaaggcagagcagACATGCCAGCCCTGGGCCCAAGCAAGATCCTGGGTGACAGGTCTGTCTGGGGAGACTGGACATTGGGGATTAACTCAGTCCCCGGAGTCATAAACTCAGTGGTTAAGAGCGctgatcctgagttcgatcccccccccccatctaatgTGCCAAAagaatgctctgcttctctctcacgcACAAgtcaaatctttattttttttattattttttttagggtGTCACATCTATGAatgtggttttttcttttttaaaatttctttattggggaattaatgttttacattcaacagtaaatacaatagcttgtacatgcataacatttctcagttttccatataacaatacagcccccactaggtcctctgtcatccttcgtggacctgtattctccccacccacccacgcacccaccccagagtctttgactttggtgcaatacgccaattccagttcaggttctacttgtgttttctcttctgatcttgtttttcaacttctgcctgagagtgagatcatcccatattcatccttctgtttctgacttaatctcacttcacaggatttttcaaggtccatccgatctttcttttatttatttatttatattttcatagagacagagatattgaaagaggaggagagacctctgcaggcctgcttcactgatgcttcctgcctgcaggtggggacggggggagtggggggcttgaacccggatccttgtgcttggttcaCATGTTCAATTGATTGTTATCACCAAACAACCCCTTGATCtttcagtttaaaaaataaaaggggtggtggtggtgctgctggGAGGTGAGGACCAGGTTCGACACCTGTaggtctgactctctctttggccaccagggttatcactgtagcTCAGTGCCTCTACTCGACTCCTCTTTCTTGtcaggacagacagaaaataaAGACAGAGGGGCTGTTGACATCATAATGAAgctcggaggtcccaggttcaatcccccagcaccactatcggccagagctgagcagggttctggtttagaggagaaaaaaaaatcccacatatGTAAAGAGTTCTTAGAAATCAACAAGAACAAGAAGACAGGGTCTCAGAGGTCCTATAATGCTTCTTTGAAAAAGACTCCTGCCTGacgctctgaggccccaggttccatccccagcaccaccatcagccagagctgagcagggctctggatgtatttctctctcattcaagaggctgggtggtggtgtatctagttgagcgaacatgttacagtgcgcaaggatccaggttcaagcccccagtccacacctgcagaaaagtcacatgtagtgaagcagtgcttgcaggtgtctttctccctcccctcccccatttttgacTTCTGTCttgatacaataaataaataacctattttaaataaataagacagtttgtaaaaatgttttgtttagaaaaaaagaagaaagggggagagggaaaggaaaactgTGTACCCCCTGCTtgttcgtctctctctctctctctctctctctctgaaaaagaaaaaaaatggccaccagaagcagttggACCCTGTAGGCTGAAACCCATGATAACCTGGGTGGCAAATAAAAGAGACAGTAGGGCAGGGGTTGTTAGGcagacaacataatgattctgcaagcagactctcctgcctgaggctccggagtcccaggttcaagccccagcactgccatcagccagaactgagaagggctctggattaaaaaaaataaataaatcagtaggcGAGAAGTTGCAGACAGTTCTGATTTTCCCTAGGAAAATGGGCACGTGTACTGTACTGGATTATTTCAGGTAATCCACAGATAACCCCCACCCCTGGGCTATTCATGGACATCCTAAGGAGAGCGAACCCCATATTTGAAAACActtctataaaaaaatatttaatttatttttgagagagatgcagagagagaaagacacagagagaaacaccagaaccctgctcaactctggctgatggtggtgcgggg
This Erinaceus europaeus unplaced genomic scaffold, mEriEur2.1 scaffold_530, whole genome shotgun sequence DNA region includes the following protein-coding sequences:
- the LRRC8E gene encoding volume-regulated anion channel subunit LRRC8E, whose amino-acid sequence is MIPVAEFKQFAEQQPAFKVLKPWWDVLAEYLTVAMLMIGVFGCTLQVTQDKIICLPSHESRENVSEAPCRQLLPPGVTEPPPTGDPQEQRGLKNNLDLQQYTFINQLCYETALHWYAKYFPYLVVIHTLVFMVCASFWFKFPGTSSKIEHFISILGKCFDSPWTTRALSEVSGDNHKAATAASATTAITGSGGTSSGDGGDKEKEKALLEPEKVVVVTEPPAVTLLDKKEGEQAKALFEKVKKFRVHVEEGDILYTMYIRQTVLKVAKFVAILAYNVVYVKQIRFLVGCRVETSEVTGYGSFCCNHTKAHLFSKLAFCYIAFVSLYGLTCLYTLYWLFHRPLKTYSFRAVREETGMGDIPDVRNDFAFMLHLIDQYDSLYSKRFAVFLSEVSESRLKQLNLNHEWTPEKLRQKLQRNPGGRLELALCMLPGLPDTVFELTELEALRLEAICEVTFPPGLTQLARLQELSLLHSPARLPFSLQAFLRDRLKVVRVQCEELREVPLWVFGLRGLEELHLEGVFPPEVARAASLESLRELKQLKVLSLRTNAGKVPASVTDVAGHLQRLTVHNDGTRLVALSSLKKLVALRELRLVACGLERVPHAVFSLGSLEELDLRDNRLRSVEEILSLQHCRKLVALRLWHNQIAHLPEHVRKLRGLETLDLSYNKLEGLPPQLGLCSGLRFLDVAHNGLRVLPPEFGLLQNLQHLALSSNALEALPDELFLGCRKLRGLLLGDNRLSHLSPHVGGLSALSRLELRGNRLEALPQELGLCPALKRAGLLVEEALYLELPVEVRDRMEEE